The genome window GGCAGAGGTTTGCATGCCTCCATGGCATGTGTCTTCCAGCACCTgaatccttttttctgttttggggtttttttaataaatcatatgtcaactgcaatattttttaaacaaggctGAACTGCCATCTCACATTATAAATCCCGTCGTAAATCTTAGTTACAAACCAAAGAGGACCTAATATCCTGTTGTTGAGTATCGCTGATTTTTAATACACCCTGAGGTCACTGGAAGAGATTGTCCTTTAGTTTAATAAGTGTAGTACTTTTTCATCTGTTGGGGAGTAGATAGTTTTGTAGGCAAAGATAACTTTAATCCTCGCAGTCAGCAAACAGCCAACAATTTCAGTGTTAGCAGTTACCAAGTGTCACCTGCACACTTAAGCTACTCCTAGACCACCTTTGTCAGCACACAGACCCTTATTTTTTGCAGAACATGTAGTAAGTAGCACCCTTAGTGAAATTTTCAGGGTATCTTCCAAAACAACACTGGTTCATTTAGGCTTGGAACATGTTCTCAAGGGAAGCTCAacagttttttaatatatttacctctttcattttaatagaaatgctCTTTTCAAACGAATACATCTTCTGCACTGTCCCCAGTCTGGACATATTGGCATTTTTTTATAGATGACATCCCGAAGAACTTTGTGCGCACtaataaaatgaatgttttatttaGATTGGCTATGGCTAACCTAAGTGAAATGCAAAAAAGTAAATGAGCAATAATAAAGTAAACTGGAATAGTAACAAGGTAAGGAAGTTGACTTTTAAGATACATACATCAGTTACACATGCTAGCATCGTCTTTGGTTTTCATAGTATCCACTGCACCTGCATAAAAGGGCGGTAATCTACATGATGATGCCGTGTTTGCAGATGAAGATGTAACTTTGCAATTGCCCTCagcatggaaaaaacccaacacctctCTTTGCAAGTTCCCCTGTTAAGCAGGGGGGAGAACTTAGGCAGGTATCAGCTGGCGGGACATCGTAAAGCTGATGGGCGTCacgctgatttacaccagctaagTTCCTATGCTTTCACTTCATTTTAGAAACTGCCCATAAAGTTGCAAACTGATCCCAGCATCACTTGAGCTATTCGTGAGCTGTAGAAGGCTGCAGCAGTGTGGCGTTGACTTGACAAGTGTAGTGTGTTGGTATAACAAATAGGTATGTGCTCTGTGTGTCTCTAGTTCTGTATACCTTTACGCAGAGGAAAAGGTAACAGATCATTGCCTGGCCGCTTCATCTTTGCTTAAGTGTCTTGCTTTGTATGTTCAGCACTAAGTAAAATGTGTGTGTTGTGCTGACAGATAATTGTGATCGTGAGCTTACCGAGAAGCTGTTCAATTTACAGCGTTATTTCGTGTTGTGTGTCTCTAACCAACTGACAGATCTTCCTTGTGGTATTGTGCTTTGGAGGCTCggtggtgggtggggaggagcaGCGATAGCGGCTGCCGACTGTTTCTAAAACACTGATGTCATTGTTTCTGGTGGTGACACTGAGCCAGCAGAAAAGCGAGCTCTGGAATcaacaaaggaaattaaaagctatGTATCTCGCGCAGGTGGACACTTTGCTGTTGTTTGCTAGCTCCATGCTGTGGCATCTACTGGCAGCAGTAGTTTTGAAGGCAGCAAAGCccgtttttcttttaatagtggatttaaaaaaaaaaaaaaagtagaagggGGCTACATAAAATTCCCATATTATGAGAATGAGACTGTACAAGCTATGTGAAGCTTTTATGCTCTCACTACATTTTAGACAAGCAGGTGTCACTGAAAATTATACTGAATTTATTCAAAATCTcaggtgaggggggaggaaatCAAACAAGGAATAAGTAGAGATTTAAACAAGGTAACCGACTATACCAGAGGAGAGATGACTGGCAAAATGAAGACTTCTTTTAAGCCTGTAGCTGCTGAGTACTAAGTCTTTACAGTTACCACACTCTGCATAGAAGATAGGAAAAAGAGCAATTATAAAACCAGACTCTGCCCTTACACTGGTTTAGTGCGATCACTTTTCTGCAGCATTGCTGGAACATCACTGGGAGCGAAAGTGTTAGCCTGTAACAGATAGCTGTGCATGTGGAAAGGTCACTGTAAAATGCTTTAATCTTAATTAAGCAAGTGCATTTGGATATAACTGAACAGCTGGAAAAGCATCACAGGTCTCTTTCTGGAGCAGAACAGTGTCTCCGAGTGCCAGATTTGAGGTCAGCCCTGGCCAGCGTTGCCCATGGCATGTACTGGAACCGCGTAAAGCCCTTCTGCTGCTGGGAGCACAGGGTAGCTCTTGGATGGAGGCTGAACGTGGCTGGTGCTGCTACCGTTGCCCTATGTAGTAGAGAAACTGaggtctggcggtatctgggatGAAGCAATATGGTAGTAGTACGGTTATGTTTGATTTAGGGGGATAATAATAGAAGGATCCTCTGGCCTTGGAGTGAACACGCACAGGGGAAGCAATTATACGGTTGGATTTTAGAGGCCGCTTATGACTTCGTGGGGATGAAagcaaggggagagaaagaagcagatgaagaagagaacaaaaataccTGCTGACGTGCTGTCAAACAGCAGAGGACTGAGTCTTATTGTTAGAATATTCTGGAAATCGCTTTTCCTAAACAGTGAAGTAGAGGGAAACTGAATGTGAACTTGCTTCTGCGTGTACAGATTAGCAAGCTGGAAAGATTCTGCTTTTGAGGAGACTCACTGCTTGAAATAGCTTGAAGTTAGAATAGGGGAACTATATTATTACAACTACTCAGTTTTCCATGTAAATTAAGAAATGCTTCCAAAtcagaccttaaaaaaaataaaaccaaaaaacccagaagaactGAATTGCGTCTGTAAATTATCAGCAGGTATTTGTTTCTCCTAAACTTCCTTTTTTGAGTTGAGTTTCCCTACGGTTTGTCCCTGACTAGAAAAAAGGGCTCAGTAGAGACGTGTTCCTGGAAGTGAGACAAACTGAGGAGGTGACCTTGAGTCACTGTCCAGAGCTTTCTGAAAGGTGACTGAGATGTCTTCCACTGCCTGTAGAGGGACATTGGACCAAGCTCTTCATCGGGATTTGGTCTCCTGGGACACCCTTGCCCAGCAAGCTCTCTCTAGTAgttgaggaagggaagggcttaAAAAAGCAATACTATATTTGGACGGAAAACGTAGCAAACAAAGGATGCAAGTAATCCAAGGTAACTGCAGTCCTTTTATAGGTTAGTAGGACAACAGATGGAAAATATAGTCATACGGTCCGGTAGcccaaaatacagctttttttcttatatatccTTGCTGGAATTCATAGCTACCACACCAAGCAGTGGGACACTATCCAAGAACAAGCCGTAGCACAATGTCAGAGAGACCAGATACCAAGCTACTATGTGTAACGTACATTTGAGGAACTGGttgctgctgtgcagagcacagTTTGAGCTTTCTGCTGATGCCGTTAACTTTAAGCTTTTTCGCAGAAGAGATGGTTTGAGCAGAGCAGAATCACCGTTATCACagctgtggaaaataaaaaaaaataatcgctCAGGGTTAAAATAGCTAAAATgaaagaactgattttaaaaatgattCAAACTAAACAATCATTTTAAAAAGGAGGTCGACTAAAATAAGTTGAAAAAATCCCATAGTCGGGTTTCTCACTCCTCGGGAGATGGAGGAGGAATTGCTCTGCCCGGTGTTTGCCCGTGCGTGTGCTGCCGGGGCCGCGTGTGCCGGTGGGGGTGCATCTGGAACAGGCACTCAAAAGTTTGGAGACTTTTTGCCCAAGCAGTAACTGGGCACTTCCTGGTTTCAGCCCCTGGTGTACTTTCTGCTGAGAAGCGAAGGGTGGTCTGTGCTTCCCACGCCCGGGTCTGACCAGGCAGGACTGTTTCTGCAGTCAGATCCAGGCAGCCTTTGACCTGCTGCCGCTTGCGTTTTCTTTACGCTTTTCCTTCAGGAGTTCAGTATTattctgcctccctctccatcATTTTCTCACTGTTGCGTTTCCTTCAACTACCAAGGTGTTTTCCCCACGGCGTCTTGGTTTATCCTTTGTCCATCTTTGCCTGTTGAAAATGGCCCCACTGAGTTAGTGGGAGAGCGCTTGCTTTCGTCTTTCTTTCACCTTGGAGTCACTTTATTGCAAAAATAAGTTCACCACTTCCaatcttttttccccatacaCCAAATAAATCGAACCATTCTTTGCATCTTCAGAATTCgcatttttggcatttttccaTCTAGTTGCTACATACAGCTTTATTGCTAATAAACATTTGTGACCCGTTTCTGCCAATGCTTGACGTAACCTCTTGAATTTTCTGGCTTGTAAAAAGGAATAGTCTATCGTCTGTAAACTCCAGATTCTCACTTGTTATCATCAAATCACCAAATTCACCCTGTTATCATCAGGGCATCTGCAGAAACCAAGGTGGTGTGATACAGTATTTGTAATTCAGACTCTTCCCTGTCTGTCCTGCCGTGCGCAGGGTATGCAGACCCAGAAGGGTCTTTTGGGCCATAAGCATGAGGTTTCAGAAAGGattttctgaaattatatttttctctttttctttttttccccctggccaAAGTGTAACGCTAGCGTGAGTGTTCTCATGGGGCTTGTCAAACAGTTTCTTTTGTTGAGCTACCTAGAATGTCAAGCAGAACTTGGAGTTATAGTCTAAAAGCTAATTTTCTATAATGTATTGTTCTCTAAAGATAGAAAAAATAGGCTCCTCTCCATTTAGTGTACTGTAGTTATGTCTGATGGCAGTCAACTGCAGCTCATGACTGTCAGTATTCTTATTTTTAGAGGTTTTTCTCCTGTAAAAGGAGTTGCATTAAATCAAGAACGTGACAAGTTCCACAAATCATGAAGTCGCTGCATCATCGGGTACCCCACTGCATCCTTTTTGCTTCTCTCCTTAATAGCTACATGTCATTTCTTGTAGTTTCTTCTGATCTTATTTTTACCTCAACTCTTAACTGCACTTTGAATACAAGCTTTGTTAGCTGAGCTTACTTGTGCCCTAAACACATTTGACAGGTCACTGCAGATCTGATCTCATGTCAGCATAAGATGGGATGCGCGTTATTTCTATAAAATAGTCCACCACgttacatgccttttttttttttctcaacagcCCTTGCAAAGTTTCCTCTAAATCCACAGTTTGCTGATAAGCTCAGGATTGGCTTCTCAACATCCCCAACGGTCTTCAAAATCCTTCTGGTGATGGTATCCCATCTCAGGAGACTAACATCTTTACCTAGGCAGTTAGATATCCATTCCTTATGCATAGCCTCTGGGTGTTAGCAGTAATTACTCCTCTAAGTGCCTCTTATCCAGCTATCCTTTTATTGCAGACTCACCCCAAGATCTCATCTAAGGTTAACTGATGAAATGTTATTTCAGATGagatttcccttcctcttcaAAGCATCGTTCCTTGAAATCTGAGGCTTTGCTACACAAAGTTGATACAAGAGCGCATTCCCTCTGctgtcataaaataaaatgccagggATATCCTTAGATAGACTTGCTTCACAGGTCCCAGACTAGCAAGGGATGAACTAGTCGTGCTAGTGTGGAATTTCCTGGCAGTGAAGAGAGCTCGGTGCTGCCCTGGCAACTTTGCCACTATCCTTGACCGCTTCCAAGCACTCGGTTGGACCTGCACACACATCCCTGCTGAGGGTGGTGCCACTTACGAGGGGGAGATGTGCAAGAGCTTTGTAGTTGGTAAAATGGTCCACGTGGTTATTCACCTTGGCTTGCCTGTAGGTGAATTAAATGCTATTATAGAAGTCTTAAAGCAGCAAATATACATAAAGGTGTGCACTGAAAAGTGGAAGAGAAGTTCCTAGCTAGGAGCTAAATGTTAGGGGTGTTTGATGGACACTCCATGTCCtgcattttccttccctctccgTCCAAGCCcctgatattttctctctctgctgttaAGAGGAGGTGGGTGGCAAGCACAAGCCACCATTTATGCACTCAGCAGAGTACATGTACCTTCATACTGGCTGCTGGGCAGAAAAGTTTGAGTCAGAGTGCTCTGGGTGTATGCATACTACCCGCAGAGGCACATGCATACAGATAATGCACTTTGGAAGCCTCCAGCTTTGGTAAGTATCACTTCTTTCTCTGTTCCATGATATTTGCGCTCACATGAGCTTTTCACAAGCGCTTTTGCAGATCAGAATATCTGAGAACTTGTGAATGTAAGTGACATTTGCTGCTCcatgttttaaatataaactttgtGTCTTTAAAGTACTGATGATCTGCTTTTCAGTATAAAATCAGTTGTCTCGGTATATTGCATGTTTGGACTGTAGGTTCCCTCAGCTTCTTGCTCTGAGACAGCTAACAGAATTGAGACGCTGAAATTGCAATGAGGAGTTGAGATCGCCGCCTCAATTCCCTCATTCTCAAGCAGCGTGGCAAGTTCTCACATTAAGCAAAtggcttgttttgtttctcatAGATTTCCTGAACATTAGCAATGGTTTTGAGCAGTttctaattgatttttaaaacccTAACCCTCTGCTTCTCtcatccttccctctctcctgtgtgtgtctctgtgtatgtgctttttgtcttttttttttttgtgtgtgtgcgtgtgtgttttgttttgttttgttttgtttttcttttttggtggcTTGTGTATCCTTTCCCTGCGTTGCGGTGCTGTTTCACGCTGCAGAATTCGTCCAGCTCTGCCTCTTCAGAAGCCTCTGAAACCTGCCAGTCAGTGAGCGAGTGCAGTTCCCCCACCTCAGTCAGCTCAGGCTCCACCATGGGGGCTTGGGCCTCCACAGATAAGGTGAAAAACTTCATCTCAAAGACATACAAACCTACTAGCTCGTTATCCAAACCCAGCAACATTTGGACAAAAAAAACTCCGTGCATGGGATGCAGCCTGGATTCCTCCCTGTGAAGATGAGAATAGGAACTGTTGCACACTCCCTTAGAAATGAATCTGTGCAAATAAATCACGGCGATGCTTGCCTTTAAACTAGCTGCTAGGGGGAAGCTGCAAATCGGGCATTTTACAGGGGTGATTTTCTAAGAAAAGCTCTTTGTCCACCTTTTCTACTCAAAGAGATTGTGGAATGGTGCCCAAACCCCACTGGTTGCCTAGCAAGGAGCAGCTTGCCCAGGTTGTACTGTTTGTggcttctcccccttctcctgctAGGTGGTACGCATTACACTGAGCAATTGGGGTGTGGTTTTgaccaaaacaaaaaggaaaaaaaaatacacacggCTGGAATAAATTATGGAGGATACACTCTGAATTGGGGGAGGAAGTGGTAGCGGTCTCCGTTCTCATCTGGTAAATccttgctgttggtttttttcctttttttttttttttcccccttccataTCATCACACGGCCAGAACACGTCATTTTCGAAGGCTGtgtgcttttcctctctgtccaGCTGCATAGAATAAACGCCAGCAATGCGAATGCCTCCAGTGTTGGGAATGTTTCGTTTCTATGTCCGCGGTCTGCAGGGCACCTAAACTGCAAAGGCTTTTCCAGAGTGTGCCGTGTTCATGGACAGAAGGCAAAGCTGCCCAGCTGGAGACAATGACTGCtagactgaagtctgaaatttgTTATACCAAATAACAATTTTCAAGCAGTCTCACTTCTGAACCAAGCATTGTATcaattttctgttgtttatttgcAGCAAAGctaaggttttttctttcttttgtgttaaGATACAGAAGTTTTCTCCCTTGAACATCAGAGTCGCAGTATATTTTCATATTCATTCTGTTTAtattaatttctctgtttttgtttttttatttgtttcgtTTCCAGTTGTCTAATGGGTTTTATCACTGTAGTTTATCAAGTGACCCATCCGTAGCTTCAGTTGGTGCAGGTCCTTTCCCTCATTTCCCGCCTGTCTCCCGCGCGTGGACTCGGGCTCCCTCAGCCCTCCTTCCAGACTACGTTCATTATTACACCATTGGGCCAGGCATGTTACCATCATCTAAGATCCCTAGCTGGAAGGTTTGTGTTCCTTTTGTTGTGGCAGTCCTCACCTCCTCATACCAACAGCGTGCGCACGGCGGTTGTTGCTACCTTTCGATCCATGTAATTACTCGTTGATTTGCTCTGTTTAATATCACTCTGAATGGGCGCTGCATGGTGATAATCAGAGAGCTAAAATCCGGTAGTGGATATTTCTGAATGACCTTGTCTATTCCGGCACTGCCTAAAACACATTAAAGCTGACAACACCTAGGTAGGAAGGAATAGTTTAACTCTGGAACGTTGGTGAAAGCACTCTGGGCTCTATTCAGCGAGAAGAGAGCTTGTTGAGCGCCGCCAAAGCGCTCGCTTCAGCAGGGAAGTGCAGGCTTGGCATCCAGTCGGCTTAGTGAAACCATACGTTGAACAACACGATCTTCTCCCTGCGGCGGCTGTGCTTGGCCCCGACCTTGGCCGTAGGCAGCCATGCTCTTGTAGATCCAGCTGGAGCGGTTTAAGAAGACGCTCGTCACCAGGAGAACCCCAGCGGTGACTGAAGCTGTCCTAGCTTTGCTGCCACAGACTGGGAGGGCTCACCCAGCTTGTTTTGCTCTCTTGGGTGAGACCACCGAAAAAGTCAGAGTGCAGGAACTTCTTTCAGTTGCTCCAGCTGGATCTGCAGGGATCTTCCTTGGCATCAAAACGTCTCCGCTCTGATGGAGCATTGACTCTCATCCCGGCCAGGTGATTCCCCTGGGAGACTGCCCCGGAGCGAGGGGAGAAGGTCTCTTGTCTGTTGCCCTGAATCTTCACGAGGCTGTTGTGCAGTTGATAGCAGCTGCCCAGGTCTTAGATGCCTGTGGATGGTTATATGACACTGCATATGCACCATGGGACCTTCTTAAACATGTAAATTGAGATACCTCATTACAGATCCCCCTAATCTCgctctccagcagctggagacTGTTGAAACGCACAGCCAGGGTGGCCACAGTGGTCCTGGGGCTTCAGCATCATTAGTTGTGTCTATGCTAGAAGCGCTTTGCCAGTATATTTCACAGCAAAACTTCCAGCGGAGACACAACTGTTAAGGCAAAGCAGAGTTCCGTATGtgttaataaaaccaaaatacctGTCTGCACGAGGGGCTTCTGTCAGTACAGCTGCCGTGCACTCATACCTTGGACTGAGACACATGTCAGTGAAATCTAGAGTGTGGCCTTAGCCCGTCGTTAATTCTTTATCAGCAGACTGTGCGGAGGCTGCCCAGCAGCCAGCTGCTGCCAGTGGTGGGGTCTGTGGCCTGTTCTCACGCACGAgttgtttcttctatttttatttttaaagtacccCTTATCTCGGTGGAGGAAAACTCTCTTAGGAGTGGGCTTGCCCCTACGGCAGCTCACATCTGGGGAGCTGCTGCGTAGCGGTGGTTCTGCGTCCCAGCACAGGTCACCGGTCAGTCCTGCTCTCTGTGTGCCACGTCTGGTTTCTGGACACCCTCAGGACTTTGCTTAATAGAGCCCTGAGTGAATATAGCCCTCGTGGCCTGAggaatttctgtttcaaatttgGCACCAGTAATTCAGAGTGAAGTTAAGTCTTTCTTCAGTACAGATGATTATTATAATCTAGATTTCAGCTAGCAAGTCAACCAAGAGATTACTCAGAGTTGCTCCTCTAATGTGTATCAAGAATCTGTTCAAGCCTAATTTTTCAGAATTGAAGACATGCTCAACAGAACTTGCGTACATCTAGAGCAGTTACATCGCTGATTGGACGTTTATCTATATTTTCTGCTGCGTGCCAGTggtttttgcatttgaatttctgaaaatatagGCTTTAACACAACAGAATTTCATTTAGAGAAAACTAtagtattaaaatgttaaatatcttCACATAAGAACAGTTAAATAGAATTGGAAATTTAGATTCCCTTTAATAAAGGGCGATAGGATTTGTAAGTGAAGATTTTTAATATTCTCAAATTTATTTCTGGCCTATTCAGAAAGGCATATCCAGTTTGATACATAATATCTGTTGCATTAAAATTGCCCCTTTGCATAGTTTTACTTGTAATTAAAGCACAATTACTGATGAAAACTATCACTAACAAGCACATTTCCTTAGGACTGGGCCAAACCAGGCCCATACGATCAGCCAATGGTGAACACATTGCAACGTCGCAAGGAAAAGCGCGAACCAGATCTCAATGGAGGAGCTCAGAGCGGACCACCTGTGTCCCCTGAGGAGGCCCAGAGACCTCGGAGCATGACGGTGTCGGCTGCCACAAGGGTGAAGCTCTAATTTCTAATATGCTGTTTGGTGCGAAGGAAGCGGCTGTGCTAGCTCCTGCCAGTACTTGTTTGCCGTGCTTCGTGTCGGCCCGTGTTTATCCAACAGGCAGGACTGGTGTGGTGTTGGGGTGGTCAGTGGAAGCGACGTGAGAATATGCTGTTGGGTATTGGGTAGAGCAAGAGCATCCAAAGAAGCGTCTGTTTCTTTGGAGCCCTAGTAAATGGTTGGACACAATCCTGTTGGGTTGCGATGGTGACAAGTCTGAGGAGGAGAGACAGCTAGAGGTCAGTGAAGACTGATTAACTGTTCGAGACTTAACGAGTCTCCTTTCTGTGCGCGAACAgcagggtgaggagatggaggCCTGCGAGGAGCTGGCGCTCGCTCTGACAAGAGGGCTGCAGCTGGACACCCAGAGGAGCAGTCGGGATTCCTTGCAGTGCTCCAGCGGCTACAGCACCCAGACAACAACTCCGTGCTGTTCAGAGGACACGATCCCATCTCAAGGTACCCGTCCAAGAGACGTTCTTTTTCAGAGCTTTCCCAGCCTGACCATCATACGCTCACCCCTCGGTGCCAAGGAGATGTATTCCAGCAGCTATCCCTCACTGACTTTGTAGTCAGCTGGGGAGAAAGGTGTGAACGTTACTGTTGTGAAGTTTTTTCCAGCTTGGAATGCAGCCTGGATTCATTAACTAAGTAGAAACCTGGATTGCTGCATGCTGACCAGTCATATTTTCTTGTGCATTACTGGAATGGGTTTTAGCTTGAGGGTGCCACCATTTTAAAGAAGATGCTGGAATTACATTTCTTGGGTTAAGTGGAATGACACTGGTTTTGCATCATACACTTCTTGTGGTGGTAGTGTCCTTTCACACACGCGTCTTGGCAAATACGCACTCATGAGCTTTGCTTTCTTGCTCGTGCTTTGCTTTATTGCTCTGTCAGTACTCTGAATCTGCTCTTGGTTTCCATTTGTGACCTTTTATTTCCTACTTAAGCAGAAATTGTCATAATTGGAAAAAGAATCCATTGGAGACCTTTAAGTTGGACGTACCTGGGAAGGTGCATATAAGGCGATGGGTTTTGTACCCATTTTCAGAACCAGCAGCGAGATGAGAGGGACTGAGTTTGGTGTCTGCAGTTCAGAAACCGCCTTGTTTGCTCAGCTGAGGTCGGTCGTGGTGTGCAGTCACAAGAGGCAGGAGGGCTTGCGGAGGGCCTGGCTTGGCTCAGCAGTTCCATGGAAAGGAGGGAAACCGACACAATTATTAAAGCTGAGGCTGAGTTTTCAGACCTGGCAGCTGGGGTTTACTTTGTTTGCAAAATAAGCAAATTTGCTGCTGAAATCACTGGCACATGTTCCCCCGAGCCCCACATTGCCTAGTCTAAAATACCCTTCTTAGTCACTGACTGTTTTACATATTTGCATCTACAAGTGGTAACATATGGCTTGTAGGATGCTGGGTTTGGTATCTTAATTTTGGCAACAAACATGGAGTCTTGGTTACTTGATTAGTTCATTTCAGAGAAGGTACTGAATGTGTAAAGTTCTCGTTCACAAGAGATGTGGGCAACCTGCAGCTTTAGGGTCCGTCTGCTGCAGTGCCTGCCTTCAGCCCCGCTCTCTGAGAATCTTGGTCACGGTATCTCAGGCTTCCTGCCTCCTAGAAGCCTCCCTTAATTGCTGTTGACCTCCTGGCTTTTATTGTTTATGTATACTTGTTTGGTTATACATACTTTAGACTTACTGACGTGactcagctgcttctccagcttgTTCCTGACTCTGTCTTTTGGCATCAGTTTCAGATTATGATTATTTCTCTGTGAGTGGTGACCAGGAGGCAGAACAGCAAGAGTTTGACAAATCTTCCACCATCCCAAGAAACAGCGACATTAGCCAGTCCTATCGCAGAATGTTTCAAACCAAGCGTCCTGCTTCCACCGCAGGTCTACCAACCACGCTTGGACCGGTCATAGTCACCCCCGGCGTCGCCACCATCAGACGGACCCCTTCCACCAAGCCTTCAGTCAGACGCGGCACCATCGGGGGAGGCCCGATTCCCATCAAGACGCCGGTGATTCCTGTCAAAACACCAACTGTCCCCGATATCCCAGGGGGGCTGCCCGGCGCCCTCGCCGGGACAGAAGAATGCCCCGAGCAAAGTCCCGAGTCTCCGGCAGCGGGAGATGGCGGGCAAGGTGTCACCAGCATGCCCTCATCCTCATGGAGCGGACAAGCATCCGTCAACCCTCCGCCGTCAAGCCAGAAACTGAGCGCTGGTGACGAGCAGAGGCAAGCGGTCCCTGAGAGCGAGGGGGAAGACGGCGACCGGGATGGTGTCAGCAGCCTGGCGCCCGCCGGCCAGCCGGAGCTCGATCCCGCGGAGCTGAGTCCTGGGGACGCCCCCCAAGGTGAAGACATGCTGAACGCCATCCGGCGCGGCGTCAAACTGAAGAAGACGACCACGAATGATCGCTCAGCACCTCGTATTTCCTAGGAGTGGAAGAGCTGCCAGAGTACTCAGCCGCCGAGAATGAACTGTGAGGAAACTAATTTGTCTCTGTCCATTCCAATCTGTAATCAATGAATTTTTTTAAGATACTCGGTAACAGACAGTCTGAAAGTActctaaaagagaaaaacaaggtgAAAGAGCGTAGTAAGACATAATCTTCACTGGtgttttaatttgtaaatatCAATGATTTCGTTTCTGCATTTTTTTGATCTAAGttacacttttaattttttctgaaggTGCCAAATCCCATTTACCTTTTTTATAACTCTCTTTGTAAAGTTTTAAatcataggagaaaaaaaaaatgtcgaGTAGTTAACTTCAGCAAAGGGATTTAatgaaaatttggcttttttgcGAGCTTTTGTAGAGCGCCTTGTAATAGtgaggttaaaaaaacaaaacaacggGACTTATTTTGAAGTTTAAGTCGAACTGTAAGGAACAGATCCTCgtttaagtattaaaaaaaataaatgtttgcaaagCGGGAATAAAAATTGACAATAAAAGCAATATATAATGCAAGGAAGAAACCTGCAGTTGGTAGAGTATTTGGGGGGTAGTGGGGGGAGGGAGATGCCGTCAAAATAGCAGATGCTGTTGCACAAAAGTAGCCTAGTAGGATTAATTACTAGTAGCTTCATGGTAAATGCATCAGAATAAGCCATATTGGATTgcagtgttttgtttctgtagggTGTTTTAAAAGACTGGGTTTTTTCCACGTTTCTTTTCCGACTGCACAGCCGCAACTCTCAGTCACGTGCATGCAGCCTGAGCTCCGCGGGCTTGGTCCTTCCGCCCTCGCTTTCCGTTCCGCTCATCCTTTCACTGAGTACAAACAAGGACGACAGGCTTCAGGCAGTTACAAATGGGAAAACGTTTTTAAAACGCAAGCAGGGAGTTCTTAGATATtatcaaaatgcctttttctgaC of Rissa tridactyla isolate bRisTri1 chromosome 2, bRisTri1.patW.cur.20221130, whole genome shotgun sequence contains these proteins:
- the MTSS1 gene encoding protein MTSS 1 isoform X3, with the translated sequence MEAVIEKECSALGGLFQTIISDMKGSYPVWEDFINKAGKLQSQLRTTVVAAAAFLDAFQKVADMATNTRGGTREIGSALTRMCMRHRSIESKLRQFSSALIDCLINPLQEQMEEWKKVANQLDKDHAKEYKKARQEIKKKSSDTLKLQKKAKKAEALGRGDIQPQLDSALQDVNDKYLLLEETEKQAVRKALIEERGRFCTFISMLRPVIEEEISMLGEITHLQTISDDLKSLTMDPHKLPSSSEQVILDLKGSDYSWSYQTPPSSPSTTMSRKSSVCSLNSVNSSDSRSSGSHSHSPSSHYRYRSSNLPQQAPMRLSSVSSHDSGFMSQDAFQSKSPSPMPPEAPNQNSSSSASSEASETCQSVSECSSPTSVSSGSTMGAWASTDKLSNGFYHCSLSSDPSVASVGAGPFPHFPPVSRAWTRAPSALLPDYVHYYTIGPGMLPSSKIPSWKDWAKPGPYDQPMVNTLQRRKEKREPDLNGGAQSGPPVSPEEAQRPRSMTVSAATRQGEEMEACEELALALTRGLQLDTQRSSRDSLQCSSGYSTQTTTPCCSEDTIPSQVSDYDYFSVSGDQEAEQQEFDKSSTIPRNSDISQSYRRMFQTKRPASTAGLPTTLGPVIVTPGVATIRRTPSTKPSVRRGTIGGGPIPIKTPVIPVKTPTVPDIPGGLPGALAGTEECPEQSPESPAAGDGGQGVTSMPSSSWSGQASVNPPPSSQKLSAGDEQRQAVPESEGEDGDRDGVSSLAPAGQPELDPAELSPGDAPQGEDMLNAIRRGVKLKKTTTNDRSAPRIS
- the MTSS1 gene encoding protein MTSS 1 isoform X2, yielding MEAVIEKECSALGGLFQTIISDMKGSYPVWEDFINKAGKLQSQLRTTVVAAAAFLDAFQKVADMATNTRGGTREIGSALTRMCMRHRSIESKLRQFSSALIDCLINPLQEQMEEWKKVANQLDKDHAKEYKKARQEIKKKSSDTLKLQKKAKKGNLLHRGDIQPQLDSALQDVNDKYLLLEETEKQAVRKALIEERGRFCTFISMLRPVIEEEISMLGEITHLQTISDDLKSLTMDPHKLPSSSEQVILDLKGSDYSWSYQTPPSSPSTTMSRKSSVCSSLNSVNSSDSRSSGSHSHSPSSHYRYRSSNLPQQAPMRLSSVSSHDSGFMSQDAFQSKSPSPMPPEAPNQNSSSSASSEASETCQSVSECSSPTSVSSGSTMGAWASTDKLSNGFYHCSLSSDPSVASVGAGPFPHFPPVSRAWTRAPSALLPDYVHYYTIGPGMLPSSKIPSWKDWAKPGPYDQPMVNTLQRRKEKREPDLNGGAQSGPPVSPEEAQRPRSMTVSAATRQGEEMEACEELALALTRGLQLDTQRSSRDSLQCSSGYSTQTTTPCCSEDTIPSQVSDYDYFSVSGDQEAEQQEFDKSSTIPRNSDISQSYRRMFQTKRPASTAGLPTTLGPVIVTPGVATIRRTPSTKPSVRRGTIGGGPIPIKTPVIPVKTPTVPDIPGGLPGALAGTEECPEQSPESPAAGDGGQGVTSMPSSSWSGQASVNPPPSSQKLSAGDEQRQAVPESEGEDGDRDGVSSLAPAGQPELDPAELSPGDAPQGEDMLNAIRRGVKLKKTTTNDRSAPRIS